A window of the Clupea harengus chromosome 8, Ch_v2.0.2, whole genome shotgun sequence genome harbors these coding sequences:
- the ccdc61 gene encoding centrosomal protein CCDC61 isoform X2, which produces MEVGTVVQEEMKFRGVEFSIKTELEEGLLTVEISDVMTADQWRGEFDPAYIEDLTRKTGNFKQFPIFCSMLESAVCKRSESVTLDLLTYADLELLRNRKAGVVGRPRGQQQSPALSAKRYLILIYTVEFDRIHYPLPLPYMGKPDPAALQKEIRALRAELNALPRKGDARPSDYETRRLRAELALVRDEKDALAKTLERLQVVGSGSTPGGSRGLRDVVRNLEEQLLRERAKGQRSASKRGQEQRVLMEQLEELRASERALRIRVKSLTNELALLRRGLTPVSGGCGGGPRGDTEIHRSSSRERSVSRVIVRGRSGSRERIDDRGRRSEERGRRADSTGPRAYTSRPSPSPTGSRGPRFDPTAYIQDRQRRQRESEIKNQRKMRRDMLVSPALVERGRSRSREICPQLVRTGSGGRGRSLSAESRRSQRSSGSSVTDLDELAKPLSSRGRKLIYNGPTSIQTRGRHLSKKPMCSTPTRRMKMNDRGAETSMDTGADLSEIDARLQALQDYMRELDTGH; this is translated from the exons ATGGAAGTGGGAACTGTTGTGCAGGAAGAAATGAAATTTCGTGGAGTGGAGTTCTCGATAAAGACAGAACTGGAAGAGGGCTTACTCACTGTGGAGATTTCAGACGTTATGACAGCTGATCAGTGGAGAGGGGAGTTTGATCCTGCCT ATATTGAAGACCTCACACGCAAGACTGGCAATTTCAAACAATTTCCGATCTTCTGCAGTATGCTGGAGTCTGCAGTCTGCAAG AGAAGTGAGTCGGTCACTCTTGACCTGTTGACCTATGCTGACCTGGAACTACTTCGCAACCGAAAGGCTGGTGTGGTTGGCCGGCCCCGTGGCCAGCAGCAGTCCCCTGCCCTGAGTGCCAAACGATATCTCATCCTTATTTACACTGTTGAGTTTGACAG GATACACTATCCTTTGCCCCTGCCATATATGGGAAAGCCAGACCCAGCTGCTCTGCAGAAAGAGATCCGAGCGCTGCGTGCTGAACTAAATGCACTCCCTAGAAAAGGAGACGCCAGACCCTCAGACTATGAAACACGCAGACTACGAGCCGA ACTAGCCCTGGTCAGAGACGAGAAGGATGCCCTTGCCAAAACTCTGGAGCGACTGCAGGTCGTGGGGTCGGGCTCCACCCCTGGCGGGTCCAGAGGGCTGCGAGATGTGGTGCGGAACCTGGAGGAGCAGCTGCTGAGAGAGCGAGCCAAGGGCCAGCGCTCAGCAAGCAAAAGGGGACAGGAGCAGCGCGTCCTGATGGAGCAG CTGGAAGAGCTCAGGGCTTCTGAACGAGCGCTGCGGATTCGTGTGAAAAGTCTGACAAACGAGCTTGCTCTGCTGCGCCGTGG GCTGACTCCTGTATCAGGGGGGTGCGGCGGTGGGCCGCGGGGAGACACAGAGATCCACCGCTCTTCCTCCAGAGAGCGCAGTGTGAGCCGGGTGATCGTGAGGGGCCGCTCAGGATCCCGCGAGCGGATTGACGACAGGGGTCGGAGgtcagaggagaggggcaggagagcTGATTCCACAGGGCCACGGGCCTACACATCACgaccctctccttctcccacag gaTCAAGGGGTCCCAGGTTTGACCCTACTGCATACATCCAGGACCGACAACGTCggcagagagagtcagagataaAAAA tcagaggaagatgaggagggacATGCTCGTGTCGCCCGCTCTGGTGGAGCGAGGGCGCTCCCGCTCCCGGGAGATCTGCCCCCAGCTGGTGAGGACGGGCAGCGGCGGGCGGGGCAGGAGCCTCTCGGCAGAGAGCCGCAGGAGCCAGCGTTCCTCGGGGAGCTCCGTGACTGACCTGGACGAGCTCGCCAAGCCCCTGTCGTCACG AGGGAGAAAACTCATCTATAACGGCCCCACCTCA ATACAGACTAGAGGCAGACATCTGAGCAAAAAGCCCATGTGCAGCACACCAACCCGGAGGATGAAGATGAACGACCGAG GGGCAGAGACGTCCATGGACACCGGGGCAGACCTGTCCGAGATAGACGCTCGACTCCAGGCCCTTCAGGACTACATGAGGGAGCTCGACACTGGACACTGA
- the ccdc61 gene encoding centrosomal protein CCDC61 isoform X1: protein MEVGTVVQEEMKFRGVEFSIKTELEEGLLTVEISDVMTADQWRGEFDPAYIEDLTRKTGNFKQFPIFCSMLESAVCKRSESVTLDLLTYADLELLRNRKAGVVGRPRGQQQSPALSAKRYLILIYTVEFDRIHYPLPLPYMGKPDPAALQKEIRALRAELNALPRKGDARPSDYETRRLRAELALVRDEKDALAKTLERLQVVGSGSTPGGSRGLRDVVRNLEEQLLRERAKGQRSASKRGQEQRVLMEQLEELRASERALRIRVKSLTNELALLRRGRLTPVSGGCGGGPRGDTEIHRSSSRERSVSRVIVRGRSGSRERIDDRGRRSEERGRRADSTGPRAYTSRPSPSPTGSRGPRFDPTAYIQDRQRRQRESEIKNQRKMRRDMLVSPALVERGRSRSREICPQLVRTGSGGRGRSLSAESRRSQRSSGSSVTDLDELAKPLSSRGRKLIYNGPTSIQTRGRHLSKKPMCSTPTRRMKMNDRGAETSMDTGADLSEIDARLQALQDYMRELDTGH, encoded by the exons ATGGAAGTGGGAACTGTTGTGCAGGAAGAAATGAAATTTCGTGGAGTGGAGTTCTCGATAAAGACAGAACTGGAAGAGGGCTTACTCACTGTGGAGATTTCAGACGTTATGACAGCTGATCAGTGGAGAGGGGAGTTTGATCCTGCCT ATATTGAAGACCTCACACGCAAGACTGGCAATTTCAAACAATTTCCGATCTTCTGCAGTATGCTGGAGTCTGCAGTCTGCAAG AGAAGTGAGTCGGTCACTCTTGACCTGTTGACCTATGCTGACCTGGAACTACTTCGCAACCGAAAGGCTGGTGTGGTTGGCCGGCCCCGTGGCCAGCAGCAGTCCCCTGCCCTGAGTGCCAAACGATATCTCATCCTTATTTACACTGTTGAGTTTGACAG GATACACTATCCTTTGCCCCTGCCATATATGGGAAAGCCAGACCCAGCTGCTCTGCAGAAAGAGATCCGAGCGCTGCGTGCTGAACTAAATGCACTCCCTAGAAAAGGAGACGCCAGACCCTCAGACTATGAAACACGCAGACTACGAGCCGA ACTAGCCCTGGTCAGAGACGAGAAGGATGCCCTTGCCAAAACTCTGGAGCGACTGCAGGTCGTGGGGTCGGGCTCCACCCCTGGCGGGTCCAGAGGGCTGCGAGATGTGGTGCGGAACCTGGAGGAGCAGCTGCTGAGAGAGCGAGCCAAGGGCCAGCGCTCAGCAAGCAAAAGGGGACAGGAGCAGCGCGTCCTGATGGAGCAG CTGGAAGAGCTCAGGGCTTCTGAACGAGCGCTGCGGATTCGTGTGAAAAGTCTGACAAACGAGCTTGCTCTGCTGCGCCGTGG TAGGCTGACTCCTGTATCAGGGGGGTGCGGCGGTGGGCCGCGGGGAGACACAGAGATCCACCGCTCTTCCTCCAGAGAGCGCAGTGTGAGCCGGGTGATCGTGAGGGGCCGCTCAGGATCCCGCGAGCGGATTGACGACAGGGGTCGGAGgtcagaggagaggggcaggagagcTGATTCCACAGGGCCACGGGCCTACACATCACgaccctctccttctcccacag gaTCAAGGGGTCCCAGGTTTGACCCTACTGCATACATCCAGGACCGACAACGTCggcagagagagtcagagataaAAAA tcagaggaagatgaggagggacATGCTCGTGTCGCCCGCTCTGGTGGAGCGAGGGCGCTCCCGCTCCCGGGAGATCTGCCCCCAGCTGGTGAGGACGGGCAGCGGCGGGCGGGGCAGGAGCCTCTCGGCAGAGAGCCGCAGGAGCCAGCGTTCCTCGGGGAGCTCCGTGACTGACCTGGACGAGCTCGCCAAGCCCCTGTCGTCACG AGGGAGAAAACTCATCTATAACGGCCCCACCTCA ATACAGACTAGAGGCAGACATCTGAGCAAAAAGCCCATGTGCAGCACACCAACCCGGAGGATGAAGATGAACGACCGAG GGGCAGAGACGTCCATGGACACCGGGGCAGACCTGTCCGAGATAGACGCTCGACTCCAGGCCCTTCAGGACTACATGAGGGAGCTCGACACTGGACACTGA